A single window of Flavobacterium aestivum DNA harbors:
- a CDS encoding TolC family protein, translated as MKRIISLTFLIFAITAEAQQVQTLTLKDALTYALQNKADAKKAKLEVENSEYQIQEVRSRALPQIHANGSLTYNPILQTNVIDGSAFGAPGTTIQASFGQKWTSGAGVTLNQVIFDQSVFTGLRAAKSTREFYQINNQLTEEQVIERVANNYYSVYVQREKLILLDSNYVNTSKVRDIVKGQFDNGLAKKIDLDRIIVKLSNIDTERQQVKNQIDLQENALKFYMGMPIETLIEIPQTEFEVTPVALTETPNTANRTEYLLLKKQEELLEFQKTAIKAEYYPTLSLVAGYNYIGQGPEVPLFAKPADGVYWSDYSAIGLNLRVPIFTGFGTRARVNQADVNIRSLQENIKDTQLSLDLDYRNAKTQIENNIITIGSQKENMRLAGDILKNTKNNYLQGLASLTDLLDAENASLEAQNNYTRAILAYKIAEITLIKSKGELKTLIN; from the coding sequence ATGAAGAGAATAATTTCATTAACATTCTTAATTTTTGCGATCACAGCAGAAGCCCAACAAGTTCAAACGCTCACCCTCAAAGATGCCTTAACATACGCTTTACAAAACAAAGCCGATGCCAAAAAAGCAAAACTTGAAGTTGAAAATAGTGAATACCAAATACAAGAGGTTCGATCAAGAGCCTTGCCACAAATTCATGCAAACGGAAGCTTAACGTACAATCCTATTTTGCAAACCAATGTAATAGACGGATCAGCATTTGGCGCTCCCGGAACTACAATTCAAGCCTCATTTGGACAAAAATGGACATCTGGTGCTGGAGTTACATTGAACCAAGTAATCTTTGATCAATCTGTTTTTACCGGATTGAGAGCAGCAAAATCTACTCGTGAGTTCTACCAAATAAACAATCAATTAACAGAAGAACAAGTAATTGAGAGAGTAGCAAATAATTATTATTCTGTTTATGTACAACGCGAAAAACTGATTTTATTAGACAGCAATTACGTTAATACTTCAAAAGTTCGCGACATCGTAAAGGGTCAATTTGACAATGGTTTGGCTAAAAAAATTGATTTAGACCGAATCATAGTAAAATTGTCTAATATAGACACGGAACGTCAGCAAGTAAAAAATCAAATTGACTTACAAGAAAATGCATTGAAGTTCTATATGGGTATGCCTATTGAAACTCTTATAGAAATTCCTCAAACAGAATTTGAAGTAACACCAGTGGCATTGACCGAAACTCCAAATACTGCTAACAGAACAGAATATTTGCTTTTGAAAAAACAAGAAGAGTTATTAGAGTTCCAAAAAACAGCCATCAAAGCTGAATATTACCCAACACTTTCTTTAGTGGCAGGATACAATTATATAGGACAAGGACCAGAAGTACCACTTTTTGCAAAACCCGCAGACGGCGTATATTGGTCTGACTACTCAGCTATTGGATTAAATTTAAGAGTTCCTATTTTCACAGGTTTTGGAACTCGTGCCAGAGTAAACCAAGCCGATGTAAACATTAGATCACTTCAAGAAAACATCAAAGACACTCAACTTTCTCTTGATCTGGATTATAGAAATGCAAAAACTCAAATTGAGAACAACATCATAACCATCGGAAGTCAAAAAGAAAATATGCGTTTGGCTGGTGATATATTAAAAAACACCAAGAATAACTACCTCCAAGGATTAGCATCATTAACTGATTTATTAGATGCAGAAAATGCATCCCTTGAAGCACAAAACAATTATACCCGAGCAATATTGGCTTATAAAATTGCAGAAATAACATTAATCAAATCCAAAGGAGAACTTAAAACACTTATAAACTAA
- a CDS encoding TetR/AcrR family transcriptional regulator — translation MKQKIVLKAKDMFLKLGFKSITMDDIACEMCISKKTIYKYFSNKELLIEESTQEVHKEIFQMIETIVAKNYNSIEENFEIRRTFKEMFKATDTSPIYQLRKHYPVIYKKVISQQVQECESCFRQNIEKGIAQGLYRKELNVENYIKFYYTLIFSINENTSSEKEALKLELEALEYHTRAMATPSGITELEKQLQNPNIL, via the coding sequence ATGAAACAAAAAATCGTATTAAAGGCAAAAGATATGTTTTTGAAACTCGGTTTCAAGAGCATCACAATGGATGATATTGCTTGTGAGATGTGCATTTCAAAAAAAACAATTTATAAATATTTTTCGAATAAAGAATTGTTGATTGAGGAAAGCACACAAGAAGTTCATAAAGAAATATTTCAAATGATTGAGACTATTGTTGCCAAAAATTACAATTCGATAGAAGAGAATTTTGAGATTAGAAGAACCTTTAAGGAGATGTTTAAAGCAACGGACACATCACCAATTTATCAATTAAGGAAGCATTATCCTGTCATTTACAAAAAAGTTATATCGCAACAAGTTCAAGAATGTGAAAGTTGTTTTAGGCAAAATATTGAAAAAGGAATTGCTCAAGGTTTGTATCGCAAGGAATTGAATGTAGAAAATTATATAAAATTCTATTACACTTTAATTTTCAGCATCAACGAAAACACCAGTTCTGAAAAAGAAGCACTAAAATTAGAATTAGAAGCATTAGAATACCACACTAGAGCCATGGCAACACCTAGTGGAATAACAGAACTAGAAAAACAATTACAAAACCCTAATATATTATGA
- a CDS encoding YceI family protein has translation MENEWAIDSNESDVLIKTRHSLIDYMSGSKNNFKGHVAIQNDQVEDASIEFLLNVNDKEVNSNQKNKDLKLIDFFDKNESPVIQFKSTSFEKINKNINFLKGFLTIKNITKMVELDTEFIGFNNYNGVQKASFEITGNINRKDFGLNYNMLSQSGGYAVGKDIKLIANLEFTH, from the coding sequence ATGGAAAATGAATGGGCAATTGATTCAAACGAATCAGACGTATTAATAAAAACTAGACATTCTCTAATAGATTACATGTCAGGATCTAAAAACAATTTCAAAGGACATGTAGCTATCCAAAATGATCAAGTGGAAGATGCATCGATTGAATTTTTACTGAATGTAAATGACAAAGAAGTCAACTCTAATCAAAAAAACAAGGATTTAAAACTGATTGATTTTTTTGACAAAAACGAGTCACCAGTAATACAATTCAAATCGACTTCTTTTGAGAAAATAAACAAAAACATCAATTTTTTGAAAGGTTTTTTAACCATAAAGAACATTACAAAAATGGTAGAATTAGACACCGAATTTATCGGATTCAATAATTACAATGGCGTTCAAAAAGCTTCATTTGAAATTACCGGAAACATTAACCGCAAGGATTTTGGGTTAAACTATAATATGCTTTCGCAAAGTGGAGGTTATGCAGTAGGCAAAGACATCAAACTCATAGCCAACTTAGAATTTACACATTAA
- a CDS encoding polyprenyl synthetase family protein, translating into MHTIHQYQEFFITYLENQTINKKPENLYAPIDYILRLGGKRMRPVLTLMTSEVFNVDYKNALPAAMAVEVFHNFSLVHDDIMDDAPLRRGSPTVHEKWNINTGILSGDAMLILAYQYFEQYEPIVFRDLAKLFSKTALEVCEGQQWDVDFETRKDVTIPEYLKMIEYKTAVLVAAAMKMGAIIAKASEENANLIYDFGLYLGLAFQLQDDYLDAFGDPETFGKQVGGDIIENKKTYLYLKALEFSNDQQAEQLQSLFAVQYDDNDKKIDEVKNIFIQTGASSATQEAIKEYTFRAFDTLERMDVDQDKKELLRTFGENLMGRNV; encoded by the coding sequence ATGCACACTATTCATCAGTATCAAGAATTTTTTATTACTTATTTAGAAAATCAAACGATTAATAAAAAACCAGAAAATTTATACGCACCTATAGATTATATATTAAGGTTAGGAGGAAAAAGAATGCGTCCGGTTTTGACATTAATGACTTCCGAAGTTTTTAATGTTGATTATAAGAATGCACTTCCGGCTGCAATGGCGGTTGAAGTTTTTCATAATTTTTCCTTAGTGCATGATGATATTATGGATGATGCGCCTTTAAGAAGAGGTTCGCCAACTGTTCATGAAAAATGGAATATCAACACTGGAATTCTATCGGGTGATGCTATGCTTATATTGGCTTATCAGTATTTTGAGCAATATGAACCAATAGTTTTTAGGGATTTAGCCAAGTTGTTTAGTAAAACTGCACTTGAAGTTTGTGAAGGACAACAATGGGATGTGGATTTCGAAACTCGAAAAGATGTTACCATTCCAGAGTATCTTAAAATGATTGAGTATAAAACAGCTGTTCTTGTAGCTGCAGCTATGAAAATGGGAGCTATTATTGCAAAAGCGTCCGAAGAGAATGCTAATTTGATTTATGATTTTGGACTTTACTTAGGATTAGCTTTTCAATTACAGGATGATTATCTTGATGCTTTTGGGGATCCGGAAACTTTTGGGAAACAAGTTGGAGGAGATATTATCGAAAATAAGAAAACCTATTTGTATTTGAAAGCATTAGAATTTTCTAATGATCAACAAGCGGAGCAGTTACAGAGTTTGTTTGCTGTTCAATATGATGATAATGATAAAAAGATAGATGAGGTGAAAAATATTTTTATTCAAACAGGTGCTTCATCAGCAACACAAGAGGCAATAAAAGAATATACATTTAGAGCTTTTGATACCTTGGAGAGAATGGATGTAGATCAGGATAAAAAGGAATTGTTAAGGACTTTTGGAGAAAACCTGATGGGGAGGAATGTTTAG
- a CDS encoding 2-oxoglutarate dehydrogenase E1 component codes for MDRFSFLNAAHTEFFAQLYDQYLENPDSVEPSWRSFFQGFDFGMTTYNEENSVTYTSSVAPSNATPSALECAPISDKLQKEFKVIKLIEGYRSRGHLFTKTNPVRDRRVFLPSLELVNFGLSDSDLNTVFDAAKVIGVEPCTLKEIIGHLDSIYCQHIGIEYIYIRKPEVVEWIQKRLRINDNQPSFSTEEKKSILNKLNEAVSFENFLHTKYVGQKRFSLEGGESIIPALDALIEKAAEKGVEQFVMGMAHRGRLNVLANIFGKSTQDIFGEFDGKDYDQEYFDGDVKYHLGLTADKVTRSGRKININLAPNPSHLETVGAVIEGITRAKQDRYFPDDFSKVLPIAVHGDAAIAGQGILYEIIQMARLDGYKTGGTIHIVINNQVGFTTNYLDARSSTYCTDVAKVTLSPVLHVNADDAEAVVHAMSFALDFRMQFGRDVFIDLLGYRKYGHNEGDEPRFTQPVLYKIIAKHQNPRDIYAEKLLTEGVIDANYVNGLEKEYKSRLEENLEASRKKDLTIITPFMKNEWEGFEQVSDKKMLENVDTSYPKEELTKIANVICNLPEDKKFISKIQKLVNDRKAMFFDTNKLDWAMAEHLAYGSLLKEGYDVRISGQDVERGTFSHRHAVVKVEDSEEEVTLLNNLEGAKGKFHIFNSLLSEYGVLGFDYGYALASPKTLTIWEAQFGDFSNGAQIMIDQYISCGEDKWNNQNGIVMLLPHGYEGQGAEHSSGRMERYLQLCARQNMYVADCTTPANFYHLLRRQMKTTFRKPLVVFTPKSLLRDPRVVSPIEDFENGSFQETFDDTTVNKADVKSLVFCTGKFYYDITAEREKNGRNDVAVVRIEQLFPLPVEQLKAIIAQYPNVDDYVWAQEEPKNMGAYGYMLMNFDLVKWRLASLKAYAAPASGSYTRAKRRQADAIRMVFDKNLFR; via the coding sequence ATGGATAGGTTTTCATTTTTAAACGCAGCACATACCGAATTTTTTGCTCAATTATACGATCAATATCTGGAGAACCCAGATAGCGTAGAGCCTAGTTGGAGAAGTTTTTTTCAAGGTTTCGATTTTGGAATGACCACTTATAATGAGGAAAATTCAGTAACCTATACTTCAAGCGTTGCTCCAAGTAATGCTACTCCAAGCGCACTTGAATGTGCTCCGATTTCAGATAAACTCCAAAAAGAATTTAAGGTTATTAAATTAATTGAAGGATACCGTAGTCGTGGACATTTATTTACCAAAACAAATCCGGTAAGAGACAGAAGAGTGTTTTTGCCTTCTTTGGAACTTGTGAATTTTGGTCTTTCAGATTCTGATTTAAATACTGTTTTTGATGCAGCTAAAGTAATTGGAGTTGAACCATGTACATTAAAAGAAATTATCGGGCATTTAGATAGCATCTATTGTCAACATATCGGGATTGAATATATCTACATTCGTAAACCAGAAGTGGTAGAATGGATTCAAAAGAGATTGAGAATCAATGATAACCAACCTAGCTTTTCTACTGAGGAAAAGAAATCAATTCTTAACAAGTTAAACGAAGCAGTTTCTTTTGAGAATTTCTTGCATACAAAATATGTAGGTCAAAAACGTTTTTCACTAGAAGGAGGAGAATCTATTATTCCTGCACTTGATGCATTAATTGAGAAAGCAGCAGAAAAAGGAGTAGAGCAATTCGTAATGGGAATGGCACACCGTGGTCGTTTGAATGTTTTAGCCAATATTTTTGGTAAATCTACTCAGGACATTTTTGGTGAATTTGACGGTAAAGATTACGATCAGGAATACTTTGATGGTGACGTAAAATACCATTTAGGACTTACAGCTGATAAAGTAACAAGATCAGGAAGAAAAATAAATATCAATTTAGCTCCAAACCCTTCGCATCTTGAAACAGTGGGTGCAGTTATTGAAGGAATCACAAGAGCAAAACAAGATAGATATTTCCCAGATGATTTTTCTAAAGTATTGCCAATCGCCGTACACGGAGATGCTGCAATTGCCGGTCAGGGAATTTTGTATGAAATTATACAAATGGCTCGATTAGACGGATATAAAACGGGAGGAACTATTCATATTGTAATTAATAATCAAGTTGGTTTTACAACCAATTACTTAGATGCACGTTCATCTACTTATTGTACAGATGTAGCCAAAGTAACGCTTTCGCCAGTATTGCACGTAAATGCTGATGATGCAGAAGCGGTAGTTCACGCTATGTCATTTGCATTAGATTTCAGAATGCAGTTTGGACGTGACGTATTTATAGATTTATTAGGATATAGAAAATACGGTCATAACGAAGGGGATGAGCCTCGTTTTACACAACCAGTGTTGTATAAAATTATTGCAAAGCATCAAAATCCAAGAGACATCTATGCTGAGAAATTATTGACAGAAGGTGTAATTGATGCTAATTATGTAAACGGATTAGAAAAAGAATACAAATCTAGACTAGAAGAAAATTTAGAAGCTTCCCGTAAAAAAGATTTGACCATCATAACTCCATTCATGAAAAACGAATGGGAAGGATTTGAACAAGTTTCGGATAAGAAAATGCTTGAAAATGTGGATACTTCTTACCCAAAAGAGGAATTGACTAAAATAGCCAATGTAATCTGTAACTTGCCGGAAGATAAAAAGTTTATCAGTAAAATTCAAAAACTGGTAAACGATAGAAAAGCTATGTTTTTTGATACCAATAAGTTAGACTGGGCTATGGCTGAGCATTTAGCTTATGGTTCATTACTAAAAGAAGGTTACGATGTTCGTATTTCTGGACAAGACGTAGAACGTGGTACTTTTTCACACAGACATGCAGTTGTTAAAGTTGAAGATTCTGAAGAAGAAGTTACACTACTAAATAACCTTGAAGGAGCAAAAGGTAAATTCCATATTTTTAACTCATTATTATCAGAATACGGTGTGTTAGGATTTGATTATGGATATGCATTAGCGAGTCCAAAAACACTAACAATTTGGGAAGCACAATTCGGGGATTTCAGTAATGGAGCTCAAATTATGATTGACCAATATATCTCATGTGGTGAAGATAAATGGAACAATCAAAACGGAATTGTGATGTTATTGCCTCACGGATACGAAGGGCAAGGAGCAGAGCACTCTTCAGGAAGAATGGAGCGTTACTTACAATTATGCGCTAGACAAAACATGTATGTTGCAGATTGTACAACACCAGCAAATTTCTACCATTTGTTAAGAAGACAAATGAAAACTACTTTCCGTAAACCACTTGTTGTATTTACACCAAAGAGTTTATTGCGTGACCCAAGAGTGGTTTCTCCAATAGAGGATTTTGAGAATGGAAGTTTCCAAGAAACATTCGATGATACTACCGTAAATAAAGCCGATGTAAAAAGCTTGGTTTTCTGTACAGGTAAATTCTACTATGATATTACAGCAGAGCGTGAGAAAAACGGACGTAATGATGTTGCAGTTGTACGTATCGAGCAATTGTTTCCATTACCAGTTGAACAATTAAAAGCTATTATTGCACAATATCCAAATGTAGACGATTATGTTTGGGCACAAGAAGAACCTAAAAACATGGGAGCTTACGGTTATATGTTGATGAATTTTGATTTAGTAAAATGGAGATTAGCATCATT